A window of Glycine soja cultivar W05 chromosome 2, ASM419377v2, whole genome shotgun sequence genomic DNA:
CCAAGGAATTTTTGGACAAGGAAAAGGGAAACAGGTACAAGTTAGTGTACTGTAGAATTTCAACCAAAAAAAGTCATTGTAAGGTTTGAAAAGATGTAGACAAAGAAATAGCAGCCATCATGCAGTTATAATGTTTTTACCACATTTATATTATACAAAATAGTCTATGCATTTACAATTGTCATCTATGGTATGCTGTTAACTTTTTATAAGAATAAGAACTACTAGTACCTTACAATTCTTAACTATTATAAATGCTGATTTATTGAGAATGTAAAACTCTTTAACATACTTTTACATTAAACACTTATTATTAGCATGACTGAGGAATTCCTTAATTGGATTCTCAAATTACTATATTTCCTAATGGAACTTCAAAGTATAAAAACTTTCAAAAAGTTGGACAAAAGTAAAACCTAAAGAGtatgtttctttcttctttttttaccttGGATTTGGATTGCCCTTCACTACTTTCTGCCCGTATTTTCTCCATCTATACCCATCATCTAGGATATCAATGTCACTGGTTGTCTGAACTACAACTCTAGGTTCTCTTACTGTTCTACTTCCAGGGGCAGACATACCCTCATTTTCACCTTCAATTTTCCTGAAAAATCAATGGAAAAATTAGCCAGGGAATGAACCACACCAATGATATACAAATAAAAGGCCACAAAGTGGATTAGAGAACCTTAATTATGATGCAAAGTGAGGAAATAAAAGCTCACCATCTTTTGGCATCAGGTTCATCTTCATCATATTCATCCCCTCCTGATTTACACTTTTGAGAACTCTGCTCAAAATCATCATCTCCAATTGATATTGATGAGTTTTCTGGGGTGGCAGCTGAATCCATTTGTCCACTTCCATGTGTGGCATAGGATTGATCTGGGATTTCAGTGCTGATGGGATTTGAATGAGGGATTGCATGAGAAGAGGAATTTGATGAGTTTCTCCTAGTATTTTGAGGCTTAGGATGGTTATGAGTACCCTTATAAACGATCTCAGTAATTTGTCCATCTAAAGACCTCTCAACCTTCTTCTTTGTAGGGCAGTTGGGGTATGTGCATTTGTAATAACTTCTTGGATTTTCACTTCCCTTCACTTGTTTTTGGCCATATTTCCTCCAATTGTACCCATCATCTGACCTTCTGCTTAAGGTCTGAGATTGTGGGGGGTAATTGCCATAATCCGATTGAAACCCATTGCTATGATTATTTTGGACACTAGCAATCTCAGGGGAAAAACTTTGCATGGATGAAGATTTTTCAGTTTTCATCATGCTCTTTCCTGAAGAAAAATTATCCTGCTTTGTGGTCTCCTGATAACTCCATGGCTGTTGCTGTTACAAGGAATCAGAttgaaaatattagaaaaagagAACTTGCTATGTTAAAAACCAACAAGACAAAAGGCAAAGGCTTAGCTTAAATGAGTCTATGTATTGAAATAGGTCACATACTGTTTGAACTGTGACATTTGAAGACTGATATGTTGCTGTGGATGAAGCAGGAGGTCCTTGTTGGGTTTGAAAGGAGAAATTTGAGAAgcctttgtcttcttctttgaCAATTCGCTGGTTCCCCCCGGAACTGCTCTTCCAATTGAAGCTCCGAGCAACAAATGCTCCAGTTGTTGGAGATGGCAGAATCTGAA
This region includes:
- the LOC114396967 gene encoding WRKY transcription factor WRKY24-like — its product is MASSSGSLDTSASANSFTNFTFSTHPFMTTSFSDLLASPTDNNKPPHGGGGGLSERTGSGVPKFKSTPPPSLPLSPPPISPSSYFSIPPGLSPAELLDSPVLLNSSNILPSPTTGAFVARSFNWKSSSGGNQRIVKEEDKGFSNFSFQTQQGPPASSTATYQSSNVTVQTQQPWSYQETTKQDNFSSGKSMMKTEKSSSMQSFSPEIASVQNNHSNGFQSDYGNYPPQSQTLSRRSDDGYNWRKYGQKQVKGSENPRSYYKCTYPNCPTKKKVERSLDGQITEIVYKGTHNHPKPQNTRRNSSNSSSHAIPHSNPISTEIPDQSYATHGSGQMDSAATPENSSISIGDDDFEQSSQKCKSGGDEYDEDEPDAKRWKIEGENEGMSAPGSRTVREPRVVVQTTSDIDILDDGYRWRKYGQKVVKGNPNPRSYYKCTHPGCPVRKHVERASHDLRAVITTYEGKHNHDVPAARGSGSHSVNRPMPNNASNPTNTAATAISPLQVIQHSDNSHQNQRSQAPPEGQSPFTLEMLQSPGSFGFSGFGNPMQSYMNQQQQQLSDNVFSSRAKEEPRDDMFLESLLC